One Haloplanus vescus DNA window includes the following coding sequences:
- a CDS encoding enolase-like domain-containing protein: protein MTLYDHLADLPLRVESETRTRHERDTSSGFTRATTVFELRGDGHVGRGEDVTYDTEDHDALAETGSLVPTGEYTFDEFSTALDDVDLFPTEDPEQPSARHYRRWGVESAALDLALRQADTDFATALERERDPVRFVVSTRLGDPPTTDRVDAILDAQPDIGLKLDPTSDWDDDLVTALADTGAVRLLDLKGHYTGTTVDQAPDPDLYERVIRGFPDAVIEDPALTDETRTVVASARDRLSWDAPITSVESVRDLPFEPRWLNVKPSRFGTVESLLDTIEYAQANDIACYGGGQFELDVGREHIQTLAATFYPDAPNDVAPGGYNLPDLPADLPGSPLVPEASPRGLDF, encoded by the coding sequence GTGACCCTCTACGACCACCTCGCGGACCTGCCACTCCGCGTCGAGAGCGAGACCCGAACTCGCCACGAGCGAGACACCTCCAGTGGGTTCACCCGTGCGACCACCGTCTTCGAGCTCCGCGGCGACGGGCACGTCGGGCGCGGCGAGGACGTCACCTACGACACGGAAGACCACGACGCACTCGCCGAGACGGGGTCGCTCGTCCCCACCGGCGAGTACACGTTCGACGAGTTCTCGACGGCGCTCGACGACGTGGACCTCTTTCCCACGGAAGACCCGGAACAGCCGTCTGCGCGCCATTACCGCCGCTGGGGGGTCGAGAGCGCGGCCCTTGATTTGGCGCTCCGACAGGCCGACACCGACTTCGCCACCGCGCTTGAGCGGGAGCGTGACCCCGTCCGGTTCGTCGTCAGCACCCGCCTCGGCGACCCGCCGACGACCGACCGCGTCGACGCGATTCTTGACGCCCAGCCCGACATCGGCCTCAAACTCGACCCCACGAGCGACTGGGACGACGACCTGGTGACTGCGCTCGCCGACACCGGCGCCGTTCGCCTCCTCGACCTGAAGGGCCACTACACCGGGACGACGGTCGACCAAGCACCCGACCCGGACCTCTACGAGCGCGTGATTCGGGGCTTCCCCGACGCCGTTATCGAAGACCCGGCGCTCACCGACGAGACGCGAACGGTGGTGGCGTCGGCGCGGGACCGCCTCTCGTGGGACGCGCCGATAACGAGCGTCGAGAGCGTCCGTGACCTGCCGTTCGAGCCACGGTGGCTCAACGTCAAACCCTCGCGCTTTGGCACCGTCGAGTCACTCCTCGACACTATCGAGTACGCGCAGGCGAACGACATCGCGTGTTACGGCGGCGGGCAGTTCGAACTTGACGTGGGCCGGGAACACATTCAGACGCTCGCGGCGACGTTCTACCCCGACGCGCCCAACGACGTGGCGCCCGGCGGCTACAATCTCCCCGACCTTCCCGCGGACCTGCCGGGGAGTCCGCTGGTTCCCGAGGCGTCGCCCCGCGGCCTCGACTTCTAG
- a CDS encoding DUF1405 domain-containing protein → MSSGTESLAGRVASLFDGASLPDPDPLPRWLAPLPRALENFGLSIAWVIVLVNLVGTAFGFWYYRFQFVAEPSVILPLVPDSPVATLFIALSLATWKLGRESETLNALAFFGCWKLGLWTPFVLVAFADGFLAANSLPMYAFLLGSHLMMAVEAFLIHRYSDFPVHAVAVAVAWYGLNDVVDYFVPLVGSPHHTLLPGQRIVDGTITHLSPTHEIAAAGAVVLTLTATFLTLATRVKKLEATDRR, encoded by the coding sequence ATGAGCTCCGGGACGGAGTCACTCGCGGGTCGCGTCGCTTCCCTCTTCGACGGTGCCTCGCTCCCCGACCCCGACCCGCTTCCGCGGTGGCTGGCGCCGCTGCCCCGCGCCCTCGAGAACTTCGGGCTCTCGATTGCGTGGGTCATCGTCCTCGTCAACCTCGTCGGCACCGCCTTCGGCTTCTGGTACTACCGCTTCCAGTTCGTCGCCGAGCCCAGCGTCATCTTGCCGCTCGTCCCTGACAGTCCCGTCGCGACGCTGTTTATCGCGCTGTCGCTCGCGACGTGGAAACTGGGCCGCGAGAGCGAGACGCTGAACGCGCTGGCTTTCTTCGGCTGTTGGAAACTCGGGCTGTGGACGCCCTTCGTCCTCGTCGCGTTCGCGGACGGCTTCCTCGCCGCCAACTCCCTGCCCATGTACGCCTTCCTCCTCGGCAGCCACCTCATGATGGCCGTCGAGGCGTTTCTCATCCATCGCTACAGCGACTTCCCCGTCCACGCCGTCGCCGTCGCCGTCGCGTGGTACGGCCTGAACGACGTGGTAGACTACTTCGTCCCGCTGGTCGGGTCGCCTCACCACACGCTCTTGCCCGGCCAGCGCATCGTCGACGGGACGATAACCCACCTCTCGCCGACGCACGAAATCGCCGCCGCGGGCGCCGTCGTCCTGACGCTCACGGCTACCTTCCTGACGCTCGCGACGCGCGTGAAGAAGTTGGAAGCGACCGACCGGCGTTAG
- the dnaG gene encoding DNA primase DnaG — MDDTAKYLIHASIAADGVVERSDVVGAVFGQTEGLLGDELDLRDLQQSSKVGRIDVQIDSENGQSFGRITIASSLDKVETAILAASLETIDRVGPCQASVEVTNIEDVREAKRRKVIDRAKELLAGSFDESVMDSSKILEEVRESVRIEDITEYEGLPAGPRVADADAIIVVEGRADVLTLLQYGIKNAIAVEGTNVPDPIAHLSEERTVTAFLDGDRGGELILRELSQVGDVDYVVFAPENRSVEDLERHEVMSALRNKTPYGDIVGEGDDSVAPPEVGTSDDSPASHSPVPVAETAAGSTTVETGVAEENGERAEGHGERAEENGERAEEASATESDAAEASPSTLREHVRAVIDAETGTARLLDADYEVLETVPAADAFDAIANAETPPYALVVDGEVSQRILDVAAQRGVEQLVARSTGEAVKTPVDVRVRTAEQFVAAD; from the coding sequence ATGGACGACACAGCCAAATACCTCATTCACGCATCGATTGCGGCCGACGGCGTCGTGGAGCGAAGCGACGTGGTCGGCGCCGTCTTCGGGCAGACAGAGGGCCTGCTCGGCGACGAACTCGACTTGCGCGACCTACAACAGTCCTCGAAAGTCGGTCGTATCGACGTTCAGATAGACAGCGAAAACGGCCAGTCCTTCGGCCGCATCACCATCGCGAGCAGCCTCGACAAGGTGGAGACGGCCATCCTCGCCGCCTCCCTGGAGACTATCGACCGCGTCGGCCCCTGTCAGGCCTCGGTCGAAGTGACGAACATCGAGGACGTGCGCGAGGCCAAGCGCCGGAAGGTCATCGACCGCGCGAAGGAACTGCTCGCGGGGTCGTTCGACGAGAGCGTCATGGACTCCTCGAAGATTCTGGAGGAGGTCCGCGAGAGCGTCCGCATCGAGGACATCACGGAGTACGAGGGCCTCCCCGCAGGCCCGCGCGTCGCCGACGCCGACGCCATCATCGTCGTCGAGGGCCGTGCCGACGTGCTCACCCTGCTTCAGTACGGCATCAAGAACGCCATCGCGGTGGAGGGGACGAACGTCCCCGACCCGATAGCCCACCTGAGCGAGGAGCGGACGGTCACGGCCTTCCTCGACGGCGACAGGGGCGGCGAACTCATCCTCCGCGAACTCTCACAGGTCGGCGACGTGGACTACGTCGTCTTCGCGCCCGAGAACCGGTCCGTCGAGGACTTGGAGCGCCACGAAGTCATGTCCGCCCTGCGGAACAAGACACCCTACGGCGACATCGTCGGCGAGGGTGACGACTCCGTCGCACCGCCCGAAGTCGGCACGTCCGACGACTCGCCCGCGTCTCACTCGCCCGTCCCCGTCGCCGAGACGGCGGCCGGGAGCACCACCGTCGAGACGGGCGTCGCGGAAGAGAACGGCGAACGCGCCGAAGGGCACGGCGAGCGTGCCGAGGAGAACGGCGAACGCGCCGAAGAGGCGTCGGCCACCGAGAGTGACGCCGCCGAGGCGTCGCCGTCGACCCTCCGCGAACACGTCCGCGCCGTCATCGACGCCGAGACGGGGACGGCCCGCCTCCTCGACGCCGACTACGAGGTGCTCGAGACGGTGCCCGCGGCCGACGCCTTCGACGCTATCGCGAACGCCGAGACGCCCCCCTACGCCCTCGTCGTCGACGGCGAGGTGAGCCAACGGATTCTCGACGTGGCAGCCCAGCGCGGCGTCGAGCAACTCGTCGCTCGTTCGACGGGTGAAGCGGTGAAAACGCCCGTCGACGTCCGCGTTCGGACGGCCGAGCAGTTCGTCGCCGCCGACTAG
- a CDS encoding DUF6498-containing protein, producing MRRPSTGPESLPVTAALGLALVVVANLLPLVGVVAWGWDLTSLLVLYWVEACVTMVMAAVKALFAERGSPGISGSIEPLHELREKRGGWRPHPNWPPLYPRNVPFALSVVGAWSVTALPLTLLHWGADGPDIALSLDLLAGIGALLVSQVRDFVTEYVGDEEYATVSAQELLQTPIQLGVVVLSVGLLAADSRAGSLALLVGVVLVKAAVSAYRFYADHVGEPLVQLGERFTADASEPPPELDLPDAPVRGRVGVDARSVLLGSVWAVAFGFATRFGMGSLVVAGFAALTRRPLWIALGLVPLLAVVAGRVCSFYLRYGTIEYQRRGENLVAYDTLLDAPQWVVPVDSTTEFSVKNAIVDRLRGTDTLTVADVASADGRDVQLGPVRDAEAAAETLDLPVEETARPARDPTVIAAASLLVLAFLAVPAGLFLAPQVERSTAVGIVVVLGPFGAIPVVALLWVVLARI from the coding sequence ATGCGTCGCCCTTCGACTGGTCCCGAGTCGCTCCCGGTGACGGCCGCGCTCGGACTGGCGCTGGTCGTCGTCGCGAACCTCCTCCCACTCGTCGGCGTCGTCGCCTGGGGGTGGGACCTCACGTCGCTGCTGGTGCTCTACTGGGTCGAAGCGTGCGTGACGATGGTGATGGCGGCCGTGAAGGCGCTGTTCGCCGAGCGTGGCTCGCCGGGGATTTCCGGGTCGATCGAACCCCTGCACGAACTCCGCGAGAAACGCGGTGGCTGGCGGCCCCACCCAAACTGGCCACCGCTCTACCCCCGGAACGTCCCCTTCGCGCTCTCCGTTGTCGGCGCCTGGAGCGTGACGGCGCTTCCGCTGACGCTCCTCCACTGGGGTGCGGACGGCCCGGACATCGCGCTCTCGCTCGACTTGCTCGCGGGCATCGGCGCGTTACTGGTCTCGCAGGTGCGTGACTTCGTCACCGAGTACGTCGGGGACGAGGAGTACGCGACGGTGTCGGCCCAAGAGCTCCTCCAGACGCCGATACAACTCGGCGTCGTCGTCCTCTCGGTCGGCCTCCTCGCCGCCGACAGTCGAGCGGGCAGTCTCGCGCTCCTCGTCGGCGTCGTCCTCGTGAAAGCCGCCGTCTCGGCCTATCGCTTCTACGCCGACCACGTCGGCGAACCGCTCGTCCAGCTCGGGGAGCGGTTCACGGCCGACGCGAGCGAGCCACCGCCGGAGCTCGACCTGCCCGACGCGCCCGTCCGCGGGCGAGTGGGCGTCGACGCGCGGTCGGTACTGCTGGGGAGCGTCTGGGCCGTCGCGTTCGGGTTCGCGACGCGCTTCGGCATGGGTTCGCTCGTCGTCGCCGGATTCGCCGCCCTCACGCGCCGCCCGCTCTGGATTGCCCTCGGACTGGTTCCACTCCTCGCCGTCGTCGCCGGCCGCGTCTGCTCGTTTTACCTCCGGTACGGAACCATCGAGTACCAGCGACGCGGCGAGAATCTGGTGGCGTACGACACGCTCCTCGACGCCCCGCAGTGGGTGGTGCCGGTCGATTCGACGACGGAGTTCTCGGTGAAAAACGCCATCGTCGACCGACTCCGCGGGACCGACACGCTCACCGTCGCCGACGTGGCGTCGGCCGACGGGCGAGACGTACAACTCGGACCCGTTCGCGACGCCGAGGCGGCCGCCGAGACGCTCGACCTCCCCGTTGAGGAGACGGCGCGACCGGCGCGAGACCCCACGGTCATCGCCGCCGCCTCACTCTTGGTGCTCGCCTTCCTCGCCGTCCCCGCCGGTCTGTTCCTCGCGCCACAGGTCGAGCGGTCGACGGCGGTCGGCATCGTCGTCGTGCTCGGCCCTTTCGGTGCCATCCCCGTGGTCGCCCTGCTGTGGGTCGTGTTGGCACGAATCTGA
- a CDS encoding HFX_2341 family transcriptional regulator — translation MQTHIVPVGFDYDRLIAPLIRDQFDVDRVILLEGAVGSEANVEYSRNLSAKLEQDFQNLLGAETTRVVIEDVYDYDAAFKRAYDLINDELDAGAPDGEVWVNVSSMPRPVSFAFATAAHSITLERQADRDRIHTYYTAPEKYLETELAEELRANRDLLTDLLDDESVDEDAIRERLTGTTELLDEFDERGTTIGAKRIGEDHIVELPVASFSNVKPFEEVILFELGDHGEFESVSELAEALAAELGEEYTDSFRSKVIYNVDRLGPGGKGYIEQEEHGKSYRTQLSRIGELWVRAHADREDDD, via the coding sequence ATGCAGACCCACATCGTCCCGGTCGGGTTCGATTACGACCGGCTGATCGCGCCGCTGATTCGCGACCAGTTCGACGTGGACCGCGTCATCCTGTTGGAGGGAGCGGTCGGGAGCGAGGCCAACGTGGAGTACTCGCGGAACCTCTCCGCCAAACTGGAACAGGACTTTCAGAACCTGCTCGGCGCCGAGACGACTCGGGTCGTCATCGAGGACGTCTACGACTACGACGCGGCGTTCAAGCGCGCGTACGACCTCATCAACGACGAACTGGACGCGGGCGCGCCGGACGGCGAGGTGTGGGTCAACGTGAGTTCGATGCCCCGGCCCGTGAGTTTCGCCTTCGCCACCGCCGCCCACTCCATCACGCTCGAACGGCAGGCCGACCGCGACCGCATCCACACCTACTACACCGCCCCCGAGAAATACCTGGAGACGGAGCTCGCCGAGGAACTGCGGGCGAACCGCGACCTGCTGACCGACCTGCTCGACGACGAGTCGGTCGACGAGGACGCGATTCGGGAGCGACTGACGGGCACGACGGAACTCCTCGACGAGTTCGACGAGCGCGGTACCACCATCGGCGCCAAGCGCATCGGCGAGGACCACATCGTCGAACTGCCGGTCGCCTCCTTCTCGAACGTCAAACCTTTCGAGGAAGTGATTCTGTTCGAACTCGGCGACCACGGCGAGTTCGAATCCGTCTCCGAACTCGCGGAGGCACTCGCCGCCGAACTCGGCGAGGAGTACACCGACAGCTTCCGGTCGAAGGTCATCTACAACGTCGACCGCCTCGGTCCCGGCGGGAAAGGCTACATCGAACAGGAAGAGCACGGCAAGTCCTACCGAACGCAGCTGTCGCGAATCGGCGAACTGTGGGTGCGCGCCCACGCCGACCGCGAGGACGACGACTAG
- a CDS encoding GNAT family N-acetyltransferase, with protein MIRPATPADADRLTHLQSLLPEPSPALLESALGETGAPTPATALVSVADGAVVGYALAVPGDETVYVAELVVAPAHRREGRARALLEACAEGGDSLTVTVAADNEAAQSLYRACGFERVERLPEFFENGAAIQYRRD; from the coding sequence GTGATTCGCCCGGCGACGCCGGCAGACGCTGACCGACTCACTCACCTACAGTCGTTGCTCCCCGAACCCAGTCCGGCGCTCTTGGAGAGCGCGCTCGGCGAGACGGGGGCGCCGACGCCGGCAACGGCGCTCGTCTCGGTTGCGGACGGCGCCGTCGTCGGCTACGCCCTCGCCGTCCCCGGCGACGAGACGGTGTACGTCGCCGAACTGGTCGTCGCGCCGGCCCATCGCCGCGAGGGGCGGGCGCGAGCACTCTTGGAGGCGTGTGCAGAGGGTGGCGACTCCCTGACCGTCACCGTCGCGGCCGACAACGAGGCAGCGCAGTCGCTGTACCGAGCGTGTGGGTTCGAACGAGTCGAACGCCTGCCGGAGTTCTTCGAAAACGGGGCGGCGATTCAGTATCGGCGGGACTAG
- a CDS encoding MOSC domain-containing protein gives MAQIDRLRCYPIKGFDGIDVDSAQVSAAGTLAGDRAYALCDPEASRIETGSDMQTLAYNGKQTDRVHDVRTDFDPSTHVLTVDPDDGDERTFDLSTDDGRATAGEWFGEFIGDPVDLRRREPPAFVDRPDAGPSIISTATLEAVASWFDEMTVESARRRLRANVEVSGVPAFWEDRFVGEDAPAFVVGDGVRFEGAEPCARCVVPSRDPETGDPLPEFRERFVERREATFPEWADEDAFPHFYTLMLISQVPEASREQSIAVGDEVRVGD, from the coding sequence ATGGCGCAAATCGACCGACTGCGGTGTTACCCCATCAAGGGGTTCGACGGAATCGATGTCGACTCCGCGCAGGTGAGCGCCGCGGGCACGCTCGCGGGCGACCGAGCGTACGCCCTGTGTGACCCCGAAGCCAGTCGCATCGAGACGGGATCGGACATGCAGACGCTCGCGTACAACGGCAAGCAGACCGACCGCGTGCACGACGTGCGGACCGACTTCGACCCCTCGACGCACGTCCTGACCGTCGACCCGGACGACGGCGATGAACGGACCTTCGACCTCTCGACCGATGACGGCCGCGCGACGGCGGGCGAGTGGTTCGGCGAGTTCATCGGCGACCCGGTCGACCTGCGTCGCCGCGAACCGCCGGCGTTCGTCGACCGACCCGACGCCGGTCCCTCCATCATCAGCACCGCGACGCTGGAGGCAGTCGCCTCGTGGTTCGACGAGATGACCGTCGAGAGCGCCCGGCGTCGCCTCCGCGCCAACGTCGAGGTGAGCGGCGTCCCCGCGTTCTGGGAGGACCGCTTCGTCGGCGAAGACGCCCCTGCGTTCGTCGTGGGCGACGGCGTTCGGTTCGAGGGCGCCGAACCCTGCGCGCGGTGTGTGGTCCCCAGTCGCGACCCGGAGACGGGCGACCCACTGCCGGAGTTCCGCGAGCGATTCGTGGAGCGGCGGGAGGCGACCTTCCCCGAGTGGGCCGACGAAGACGCCTTCCCGCATTTCTACACCCTGATGCTCATCTCGCAGGTGCCCGAGGCGTCGCGAGAACAGTCGATTGCGGTCGGTGACGAGGTGCGGGTCGGCGACTGA